In Juglans regia cultivar Chandler chromosome 5, Walnut 2.0, whole genome shotgun sequence, the following are encoded in one genomic region:
- the LOC109011867 gene encoding F-box protein At2g27310-like — MAFSSSSSSTTTPLRPVDHGGGIGISAVHPDIIQTHILTRLDGPSLASAACASSHLHELSTEEKLWRDICASTWPSIDHPRVRHVISSFPAGHRSFFSDSFPAVHHSSPPKDTDRPFLPSELISAVDVHYENELIFSKVQETRTETETAGWFLCTPFRVDLIDRKESVRTQIRQVGEEKAWLKQLEENLKLSWIVIDPTRKRAVNVSSGRPVSVQRHWFTGDIQLRYATIMAGEKSDFVQCAVVVTCGGKVGGKIHLREVSMLLEDMEGKHVKGRESLVILKAAMESGKRKKERRGEGKERFEAYLEMKKVRSERKQRRERAVDMAFILTGITIFVAFCSYLCFR, encoded by the coding sequence ATGGcgttttcttcatcttcttcttccaccacCACACCTCTTAGGCCCGTCGATCATGGAGGTGGGATTGGAATCTCAGCCGTCCATCCCGACATCATCCAGACCCACATCCTGACCCGACTCGACGGCCCGAGTCTCGCCTCCGCCGCCTGTGCATCGTCCCATTTGCACGAGCTCTCCACCGAAGAGAAACTCTGGCGGGACATTTGCGCCTCTACGTGGCCTTCGATCGACCACCCTCGTGTCCGCCACGTCATCTCCTCTTTCCCGGCAGGTCACCGTTCGTTTTTCTCGGACTCATTTCCGGCTGTCCATCACAGCTCACCGCCGAAGGATACCGATCGTCCATTTCTCCCCTCGGAACTGATCTCCGCCGTTGATGTTCACTACGAGAACGAGCTTATTTTCTCTAAAGTCCAAGAAACCCGGACCGAGACGGAGACGGCCGGATGGTTCCTCTGCACGCCTTTCCGGGTCGACTTGATTGACCGGAAAGAGTCGGTTCGGACGCAGATAAGACAGGTTGGAGAGGAAAAAGCGTGGCTAAAGCAACTGGAGGAGAACTTGAAGTTAAGCTGGATCGTGATCGACCCGACCCGGAAGAGGGCGGTCAACGTGTCCAGTGGGAGGCCTGTTTCGGTTCAGCGGCACTGGTTCACCGGGGACATACAGCTCCGATACGCGACGATCATGGCCGGCGAGAAGTCGGATTTTGTGCAGTGCGCGGTGGTGGTGACGTGCGGGGGGAAGGTGGGAGGGAAGATACACTTGAGGGAGGTGAGCATGCTGTTGGAGGACATGGAAGGGAAGCATGTGAAAGGGAGGGAGAGCTTGGTAATTCTGAAGGCGGCCATGGAAAGTgggaagagaaagaaggagagGAGAGGGGAAGGGAAAGAGAGATTCGAAGCGTATTTGGAGATGAAGAAAGTGAGAAGTGAGAGAaagcagaggagagagagagcagtggACATGGCTTTCATTCTTACTGGGATTACTATTTTCGTCGCCTTTTGCTCCTATCTTTGTTTCAGATAG
- the LOC108986579 gene encoding NAC domain-containing protein 48-like produces MTSELQLPPGLRFHPTDEELVNHYLCRKCASLPLAVPIIREIDLYKFDPWQLPDMALYGEKEWSCSTAQSIVAH; encoded by the exons ATGACGAGTGAGCTACAGTTACCACCAGGGTTGAGATTTCACCCCACCGACGAGGAGTTGGTAAATCATTATTTGTGTAGGAAATGCGCGTCGCTGCCTCTTGCTGTTCCTATTATTAGGGAGATTGACCTCTACAAGTTCGATCCATGGCAGCTCCCAG ACATGGCTCTGTACGGTGAAAAGGAGTGGTCCTGTTCAACTGCCCAGTCCATAGTAGCACATTAA